Proteins encoded by one window of Blautia faecicola:
- a CDS encoding glycoside hydrolase family 13 protein, whose product MKHEKDWYKDLVIYQIYPRSFKDGNHDGIGDLKGMIEKLDYLQELGINAVWMSPVFASPNVDNGYDISDYTSIMEEFGTMEDWDAFRDGAHARGIAIIMDLVLNHSSDRHIWFQESRKSRNNPYSDYYIWRDPAPDGGAPNGWMSVFGGSAWEYAAERGQYYLHFFAKEQPDLNWDNPETKEKIFDIIRFWNDKGVDGYRIDAISYLDKGLDGRANPNEQFGTVACVNLEGTHRYIREMVAKTMTPDHLMSVGEVNINNDQDAINYSSAASEEFNMAIPFVPPIVEIRTWSPEKMKRDLHHNYELLKADGWWARFLSNHDKPRQVSLYGNDTTYREASAKMLAAYLHTLPGTPFVYQGEELGMTNVAYPSIEDYDDIDTRNAYHTMIEEEITPQEALAEAQRISRDNARTPMQWDDSAYGGFSDHTPWLGVNPNYKEINAASQMADDSSVFRFYQKLITLRKEHPVMAHGDLHLCCPEEGPVIAYTRSYQEETLLAVHNFSQDVQKFQYAGTGLQLDTSVLLSNYPEHDICPEDEILTLKPYETVIFRLS is encoded by the coding sequence ATGAAACACGAAAAAGACTGGTATAAGGATCTGGTGATCTATCAGATCTATCCGAGAAGCTTCAAAGACGGCAATCATGACGGAATCGGCGATCTGAAAGGAATGATTGAAAAACTTGATTATCTGCAGGAACTTGGCATCAATGCGGTATGGATGTCACCGGTGTTCGCTTCACCAAATGTGGATAATGGATATGACATTTCCGATTACACCTCCATCATGGAAGAATTCGGAACCATGGAGGACTGGGATGCTTTCCGGGACGGGGCTCATGCGCGGGGGATCGCGATTATCATGGATCTGGTGTTGAATCACTCTTCTGACAGGCATATCTGGTTTCAGGAATCCAGAAAATCCCGCAACAATCCCTACAGTGATTATTATATCTGGAGAGATCCTGCTCCTGATGGTGGTGCACCGAATGGCTGGATGTCTGTGTTTGGCGGCAGTGCCTGGGAATATGCAGCGGAGCGTGGGCAGTATTACCTGCATTTTTTTGCAAAAGAACAGCCGGATCTCAATTGGGACAATCCTGAGACAAAAGAAAAAATCTTTGATATTATCCGCTTCTGGAACGATAAAGGCGTGGATGGCTACCGCATCGATGCCATCAGTTATCTGGACAAAGGACTGGATGGCCGTGCCAATCCAAACGAACAGTTTGGTACTGTCGCCTGTGTGAACCTGGAAGGAACACATCGTTATATCCGGGAAATGGTTGCAAAGACCATGACACCCGATCACCTGATGAGTGTCGGAGAAGTCAACATCAATAACGACCAGGATGCCATCAACTACTCGAGCGCTGCCAGCGAAGAATTTAATATGGCAATTCCGTTTGTACCACCAATCGTAGAGATCCGGACCTGGTCACCGGAGAAAATGAAGCGTGATCTTCATCACAACTACGAACTTCTGAAAGCAGACGGCTGGTGGGCAAGATTTTTAAGTAACCACGATAAACCACGCCAGGTTTCCCTCTATGGAAATGATACGACTTACCGGGAAGCATCCGCAAAAATGCTGGCAGCTTACCTTCATACGCTCCCGGGAACTCCCTTTGTTTATCAGGGCGAGGAACTGGGTATGACAAATGTTGCATATCCTTCCATCGAAGACTATGACGATATCGATACCCGAAATGCCTACCATACCATGATTGAAGAGGAAATCACACCACAGGAAGCTCTCGCAGAAGCCCAGCGCATCAGCCGAGATAATGCCCGGACACCGATGCAGTGGGATGACAGCGCATACGGTGGATTTTCCGACCATACACCATGGCTCGGTGTCAATCCCAACTATAAAGAAATCAACGCCGCCAGCCAAATGGCAGATGATTCTTCCGTCTTTCGTTTTTATCAGAAACTGATCACACTCCGAAAAGAGCATCCTGTCATGGCACACGGTGACCTGCACCTTTGCTGTCCGGAGGAAGGACCGGTGATTGCCTATACGAGAAGTTATCAGGAGGAAACATTGCTCGCTGTACATAATTTTTCGCAGGATGTTCAGAAATTCCAGTACGCCGGAACCGGTTTACAGTTGGATACTTCAGTACTTTTATCTAATTATCCGGAACATGATATTTGTCCGGAAGATGAAATTTTAACACTGAAACCATACGAAACTGTGATCTTCCGCTTATCGTAA
- a CDS encoding RidA family protein: MKKTIFAEKAPAAVGPYVHAVEAGNMVFTSGQLGLDPENGTLPEGIEAQTHQALKNLGAVLEAAGVGYEDVVRTMVFLDNMDDFATVNAIYAEYFKDAAPARSCVEVARLPKGGLIEIEAIAAK; this comes from the coding sequence ATGAAGAAAACAATTTTTGCTGAAAAAGCACCTGCAGCAGTAGGACCTTATGTACATGCTGTAGAAGCTGGAAATATGGTATTTACTTCCGGTCAGCTGGGACTGGATCCGGAGAACGGAACTCTGCCGGAAGGTATCGAGGCACAGACGCATCAAGCACTGAAAAACCTGGGAGCTGTTCTGGAAGCAGCAGGCGTTGGATATGAAGACGTTGTTCGTACCATGGTATTTCTGGACAATATGGATGACTTTGCAACAGTCAATGCCATCTACGCAGAATACTTCAAAGATGCTGCACCGGCTCGTTCCTGTGTGGAAGTTGCAAGACTTCCGAAGGGCGGTCTGATCGAGATTGAAGCAATCGCAGCAAAATAA